In Lolium perenne isolate Kyuss_39 chromosome 5, Kyuss_2.0, whole genome shotgun sequence, the sequence ttactactgtagcaacctctccatatcttagtttagtgttttgttgtgccaagtaaagtcgttgatagtaaagttcatactagatttggattactgcgcagaaacagatttctttgctgtcacgaatctgggcaaaattctctgtaggtaactcagaaaattatgccaatttacgtgagtgatcctcagatatgtacacaactttcattcaatttgagcattttcatttgagcaagtctggtgcctcaataaaattcgtcaataggaactgttctgttttgacagattctgccttttatttcgcattgcctgtttcgttatgttcgatggatattttgattccattgactttcagtagctttgtgaaatatccagaagtgttaagaatgattatgtcacctctgaacatgtatattttgattgtgcactaaccctctaatgagttgttctaagtttggtgtggaggaagttttcaaggatcaagagagggagatgatacaacatgatcaaggagagtgaaagctctaagcttggggatgccccggtggttcacccctgcatatatcaagaagactcaagcgtctaagcttggggatgcccaaggcatccccttcttcatcgataatattatcaggttcctcccctgaaactatatttttattccatcacagcttatgtgctttacttggagcatctgtgtgtttttgtttttgttttgtttgaataaaatggatcctagcattccttgtgtgggagagagacacgctccgctgttgcatatggacaagtatgtccttaggctttactcatagtattcatggcgaagtttcttcttcgttaatttgttatatggttgaaattggaaaatgatacatgtagtaattgctaaaatgtattggataatgtgatacttggcaattgttgtgctcatgtttaagctcttgcatcatatgctttgcacctattaatgaagaaatacatagagcatgctaaaatttggtttgcatatttggtttctctaaagtctagataatttctagtattgagtttgaacaacagggaagacggtgtagaatcttataatgttttcaatatgtcttttatgtgagttttgctgcaccggttcatccttgtgtttgtttcaaatagccttgctagcctaaaccttgtatcgagagggaatacttctcatgcatccaaaatacttgagccaaccactatgccatttgtgtccaccatacctacctactacatggtatttctctgccattccaaagtaaattgcttgagtgctacctttaaatttccattcttcacctttacaatatatagctcatgggacaaatagcttaaaaactatcgtggtattgaatatgtacttatgcactttatctcttattaagttactcgttgtgcgataaccatgttcctggggacgccatcaactactctttgttgaatatcatgtgagttgctatgcatgttcgtcttgtctgaagtaagggcgatctaccaccttatggttagagcgtgcatattgttagagaagaacattgggccgctaactaaagccatgatccatggtggaagtttcagttttggacatatatcctcaatctcatatgagaaaaataattgttgctacatgcttatgcataaaagaggagtccattatctgttgtctatgttgtcccggtatggatgtctaagttgagaataatcaatagcgagaaatccaatgcgagctttctccttagacctttgtacaggcggcatagaggtacccctttgtgacacttggttgaaacatgtgcattgcgataatcccggtagtccaagctaattaggacaaggtgcgggcactattagtatactatgcatgaggcttgcaacttgtaagatataatttacatgatacatatgctttattactaccgttgacaaaattgtttcttgttttcaaaatcaaagctctagcacaaatatagcaatcgatgctttcctctttgaaggacctttcttttacttttatgttgagtcagttcacctatttctctccacctcaagaagcaaaaacttgtgtgaactgtgcattgattcctacatatttgcatattgcacttattatattactctatgttgacaatatccatgagatatacatgttacaagttgaaagcaaccgctgaaacttaatcttcttttgtgttgcttcaatgcttctactatgaattattgctttatgagttaactcttatgcaagacttattgatgcttgtcttgaagtactattcatgaaaagtctttgctatatgattcatttgtttactcatgtcatttacattgttttgatcgctgcattcactacatatgctttacaaatagtatgatcaaggttatgatggcatgtcactccaaaaattatctttgtttatcgtttacctgctcgggatgagcaggaactaagcttggggatgctgatacgtctccgatgtatcgataatttcttatgttccatgccacattattgatgatatctacatgttttatgcacactttatgtcatattcgtgcattttctggaactaacctattaacaagatgccgaagtgccagttgctgttttctgctgttttttgtttcagaaatcctagtaaggaaatattctcggaattggacgaaatcaacgcccagggtcctattttgccacgaagcttccagaagaccgaagaggagacgaagtggggccacaaggtggccaaaccatagggcggtgcggcccaggtcctggccgcgccgacctagggtgtgggcccctcgtgatgcccctcgacctgcccttccgcctacaaatagccttcgtcgcgaaacccctagtaccgagagccacgatacggaaaaccttccagagacgccgccgccgccaatcccatctcgggggattcaggagatcgcctctggcaccctgccggagaggggaatcatctcccggaggactctacgccgccatggtcgcctccagagtgatgagtgagtagtctacccctggactatgggtccatagcagtagctagatggttgtcttctcctcattgtgcttaattgtcgggtcttgtgagctgccgaacatgatcaagatcatctatctgtaattctatatgttgtgtttgttgggatccgatgaatagagaatactatgttatgttgattatcaatttatatctatgtgttgtttatgatcttgcatgctctccgttactagtagatgctctggccaagtagatgcttgtaactccaagagggggtatttatgctcgatagtgggttcatgtctccgtgaatctggggaagtgacagaaatctctaagattatggatgtgctgttgccactagggataaaacattggtgctatgttcgaggatgtagttactgattacattacgcgcaatacttaatgcaattgtctgttgttagcaacttaatactggagggggttcggatgataacctgaaggtggactttttaggcatagatgcatgctggatagcggtctatgtactttgtcgtaatgcccaattaaatctcacaatactcatcataatatgtatgtgcatggtcatgccctctctatttgtcaattgcccaactgtaatttgttcacccaacatgctgtttatcttatgggagagacacctctagtgaactgtggaccccggtccaattctctatactgaaatacaatctactgcaatacttgttctactgttttctgcaaacaatcatcttccacactatacatctaatcctttgttacagcaagccggtgagattgacaacctcgctatttcgttggggcaaagtacttggtttgtgttgtgcaggttccacgttggcgccggaatccctggtgttgcgccgcactacatctcgccgccatcaaccttcaacgtgcttcttgactcctactggttcgataaaccttggtttcatactgagggaaaacttgccgctgtacgcatcacaccttcctcttggggttcccaacggacgtgtgctacacgccatcagagaccaatcatgcaaaccaaattttagcaagctctatgtatttcttcactaataggtgcaaagtatatgatgcaagagcttaatcatgagcacaacaattgccaagtatcacattgttcaagacattacaccaattaccacatatagcatttcccgtttccaaccatataacaattaacgaagcagtttcaaccttcgccatgaaaattaaaagctaagaacacatgtgttcatatgaaccagaggagcgtgtctctcccccacacaagcatgaatttattcaaacaaaacaaaaataaaaaacaaacagacgctccaagtaaagtacataagatgtgacagaataaaaatatagtttcactagaggaacctgataatgttgtcgatgaagaaggggatgccttgggcatccccaagcttagatgcttgagtcttcttgaaatatgctgggatgaaccaccggggcaaccccaagcttagagctttcactctccttgatcatattgtatcatcctcctctcttgatccttgaaaacttcctccacatcaaactcaaaacaactcattagagggttagtgcataatcaaaaattcacatgttcagaggtgacacaatcattcttaacacttctggacattgcacaaagctaatggaagtcaatggaacaaagaaatccattcaacacagcaaaagaggcgatgcgaaataaaaggcagaatctgtcaaaacagatcagtccgtaaagacgaatttctaagaggcaccagacttgctcaaatgaaaatgctcaaattgaatgaaagttgcgcacatatctgaggatcactcacgtaaattggcagaattttctgagttacctacagagaattcaacccagattcgtgacagcaagaaatctgtttctgcgcagtaatccaaatctagtatgaaccttactatcaaagactttacttggcacaacaatgtaacaaaattaagataaggagaggttgctacagtagtaacaacttccaaaatacaaatataaaacaaaattgctgtagtaaaataaacacatgggttatcttccaagaagtgctttctttatagccattaagatgggctcagcaaattaaatgatgcactcacaaaaaatagtatttgaagcaaaagagagcatcaagtggcaaaatcaaaacaaatttaagcctaacatgcttcctatgaaaatgaatcttgtaaataaacaagttcatgaagagcaaagtaacaagcataggaaggtagaacaagtgtagcttcaaaaatttcagcacatagagaggtgttttagtaacatgaaaatttctacaaccatattttcctctctcataataactttcagtagcatcatgagcaaactcaacaatataactatcacataaagcattcttatcatgagtctcatgcataaaattattactctccacataagcataatcaattttattagttgtagtgggagcaaattcaacaaagtagctatcattattattctcatcatcaaatataggaggcatattgtaatcataatcaaatttatcctccataacaggcggcaccaaaagactactatcattataatcatcataaataggaggcaaagtatcatcaaagaaaattttctcctcaatgcttgggggacttaaaagatcatgctcatcaaaaccagcttcccaaagcttagaattttccatatcattagcaacaatggtgttcaaagtgttcatactaatatgttccatgggttttttaattttcgaatcaaaccatccatgtcttaactcaggaaaaagaataaaaagctccatgttgctttccattatgccaaactagtgtaaaacaagaaacaaaaagatgcaattgcaggatctaaaggaaatagcttcgagcacttacaacggtgccggaaaatagcttagtagccgaggtccggagtgtaagtaccttttacctttcctccccggcaacggcgctagaaaacagtcttgataacccacaagtataggggatcgcaacagtcttcgcgggaagtaaaacccaatttattgattcgacacaaggggagacaaagaatacttgaaagccttaacagcggagttgtcaattcagctgcacctggaaacagacttgctcgcaagagtttatcagtagtaacagttttatagcagtagcagtagtgaaataacagcagcagagtaacaaagacagctgtagtgattatagtaaacagcaggattaaaatactgtaggcacagggatggatgatgggcgttgcatggatgagagaaactcatgtaaaaatcaaagcagggcatttgcagataataataaaacggtgtccaagtacaaagtaatccataggcatgtgttccgtatatagtcgtaggtgctcgcaatgagaaacttgcacaacatcttttgtcctactagccggtggcagccgggcctctagggaatctactggatattaaggtactccttttaatagagtaccggagcaaagcattaacactccgtgaacacatgtgatcctcacatcaccgccatcccctccggttgtcccaatttctgtcacttcggggcctttggttccggacagcgacatgtgtgtacaacttgcaggtaagatcataaaacaatgcatatcatgatgaaacaataacatgttcagatctgagatcatggcactcgggccctagtgacaagcattaagcaaaacaagttgcaacaatatcatcaaagtaccaattacggacactaggcactatgccctaacaatcttatgctattacatgagcaatctcatccaatccctaccatccccttcagcctacagcgggggaattactcacacatggatgggggaaacattgctggtcgatggagaggcgtcggtggtgatgatggcgatgatctcctccaattccccatcccggcggagtgccagaacggagtttctggtccccgagacggagtttcgcgatgtggcggcgtactggagggtttctggcgacttccgtatcgatgttttaggtcagggacctttaaataagcgaagaggcggagtcggagggctgacgaggcgacgacacactagggggggcggcccaccccctggccgcgcctgcctgtcatctggggcccacagggccctcctctggtggctctcgggtgttctagaagcttcatgcaattctaagatgctgggcgttgatttcgtccaattccgagaatattttcttactaggatttctgaaaccaaaaacagcagaaaacaggaactggcacttcggcatctcgtcaataggttagttccggaaaatacataaaattatcataaagtatgtataaaacatgtaggtattgtcataaaacaagcatggaacataagaaattatcgatacgtcggagacatatcagcgtcctcgcgtgtccgcctggTCCGCGTGGATGGCCCACAtgtcggtgccccagtcctattaaatgtggactggggagggggactgtccctatccaccAGTCCCCACTatccactccggccgcacgcgcgagctcgaagcttccgcgccgccatggccccgaagcgtgaGTTCGCgccgtccgccaacgaccacgaggcggcggcggccggcgatcgcgccgccggcgttcgcaatggggccgccggcgacgcccgtgacgcgaccggatctacgtcgccgtagcggtggcgcagatgttcCGGGGACGCCGggtcccaatgccgtggggacgtgcacctcccccacggccGGCACCCGAGCCcggatcgggttccggtgccgcccatcccggcGTCCGGCCGCGCCGCATCGcggagatccggaggcgccgcgcgCACCGCCGGCGGACCTCCAGGAGGACCCGCGTGCGGCGACGCAAGTCCCAAtcgggacttgtggttcgaggtggagcacgatgcgtgccggcgcacgtgcttcacgtcggcgacggcgcggcctcgGGCGCAGCCGCGCACACCGCAAGGCGGgcaggccgccgccccggcggctCGTACATCGACGAGCCGTCCCAAAGAAGCAGCCTCAAGAAGCAGCCCCCGCCGCAGCCCCAGCAGCAGGAGGACGGAGACGACCGGAGGCTGCagcggcgctcgcggcgtcccgcgagcggtgcgacctcgacgagctggccaaatggccgcacctcgtcGAGACGGCGCGCGTCTCCGCCTCGGCGGAGAAGGCCAGGAAGGCCTAGGAGAACGCCCGAGCGGAGGCGTGGCCCTTCCCGGAGATGGCGCGCCGGCGGGGAGGAGGACACGCGCGGCGGCGCTCcgtgaggaggaggagcgccgtgCCGCGctcccggcggaggaggagcgctgGCGCGctccgggcggaggaggaggagcagctccgcaaggagtccgcgcggagggcacgactgcgcaggccggcgagcccgccgaacccgcacttcgcctgggaaagggcgcagtggtcaccctggccggagtccccgccgCCCTCCGGCGTTTCTAGCCGGAACAGCGCTtcgccgccggggggcgtcgtcgtcatcgacaccgacgacgacgagtactactgggggtagtactgccggcggccaccgcgtgctcgcaaaccctggctagggtttgcttttttttagtttaaagcccatatagggctttcttttgtgtaaaatttgcccaaaatagggctaagtttaatgaccaactagcttaaatttatgttttgttgttttcctttttttattttaatttttgttttattttattacatatgcgctgcgtccgcgcgttgggcgcagcgcgcgacccaaacggacatacggacgcgggccgctgttcgcgtgtccgctcggccacccaaacggcccaaaacggacgccccagcgcgtccgtttgggtcgcgtggttggagatgccctgactgctcaaaaaaaaaaaagctgccCTCTGTGAGGTATGCAGAGCTCTACTTTTGTGAATCGTTGTTCCGTTTGGTCCACCTTTCCTGCAGTTTGTGGCCGCTTGTAATGCTGCTCAATTATCGTAAAAAAAAAGTGAATGCAAGCTCGGCCCACCGTTTTCCGACGTCTCACAGCATAGATCCTGCATGAGGGAGGATTGCTACATGCCTTCTGCTTGGTCACGGATGTTCTGTGTTGTGTTTCCGACCACATGGTCGCGCACACAATCTCCCCCGTCTCCCATTTCCAGTTCACATTCAGCAACATCCCGAACTCATCACAGTTCTTTGGTTCCTTTCCAACTGTTGCTACGCGGTGGATGGTGGCACAGTGGCACTCAACACAGCACATTCCAAACCGTGACGCTTCAGGCCAATTTGGTGGCTGGCATGCCCCTTTCTCACACCTAGGCTTTATTTGGTGAGATAAAGGCACCCGTGGTCCCAATTCTTTAGCCTGCGCGTCAGTTTGGTCCTAATTCTACGAAACTGCACATACAAGTCCTAATTATTTCGTAAGCGAGTCACTGGAGGTCCTAAACTGGTCTTAGGACCGTTGACTGCTACCACGTAGGCTATGGGGCCAGCAACAGCAACAAACGGTGGTACAGTTTTGCAAAAAACCCCGTGGCTTCCATTTCTCCTCATAACCTCACCCCCAATCGTTTTCACTTCTCGTTGTGTCTCCCGGCGGCGATTTGGAGGCGGTGGTGCTGGGAAGTTGACGACACCGGCGATCTCGCGGCGGACGCCGCCGCGGGGAAGGAGGAGTCGAAGATGGAACCCGCGAGCAAGGGCCCGAAGCTGCGGTGGCCAGGCGATGGCCCGCCGCGCTACGGTGAGTTCTCTGAACCCTAAATCCCCAATTCGAGCAGTAGCAAAGAGCACCAGAAAGTGATGATTTTTCTGCAACATAGGAGTATTTGAAGACCAGTTCACGGTAGAAATAAACCATGGTGGATTTTTTTCCGGATTTGGTTCAGCTAAGAGATATGTAGATGGTGCAGTAGCTCTGTTTGACCGATGCGAGGCAGACACATGGTCGCCTTTGTGGCTTACTGGTTTTATGGAGCAGCTAGGGTATACAAACCCAGTGGATTATAGTTTGTATTGGTTGCTCCCGGGTAAAGATTTCGGATCAGGACTGCGCATAGTGGACAGTGATGTAGATACACTGCAAATGATTGCTGTAGTGCcaaaatttcagtattttcagttGTTTGTGGATCACAAGAAACTGAATACTGGCACAACTGCAAGTATTGATGATGTTGTCATATGTGGATCTCCTGAATTGGTAATAGTGTCGAGCCCAATGTCTGAGAAAAATAAGGGGAAATCAGCAGCAGATAGTACCAATGCATCAAAGCAACAACAACATGCTGGCCATGAGACCAGAAGAAGCAGGAGGAAGCTGTCTGTAGAAGAGGAAGCGGATGATGACAGTGAAGACAGTGAAGATAGTGATCTTGATTCTGATTGGGTGGACTCTGAAAATGAGCTAGAAGCAGATGATGACAATTTGTTTGATGAATGGGTAGATGAAACATATGAGGCAAACAAAAAGAGTAGCAGCAAATGTCATGAAGACAGTGATTATGACACAGATGCAGATTTGGAGGAGCTTGAAGATTCAGACATTCCAGAGGCAAGTTCAGGTGATGAAGTGGTAGTGAAGGACAAGCACGGAAGGAAGAAGTTGAAGAAAAAAGTTAAGCTCAAAAGGTGGAGGCCAGAGAATATGAAAGAATTGGAATTCAAGATTGGAAtggtttttatgtcagtatatgaGCTTAGAGGAGCAATACAGGAATACATTGTGCGGCAGAGAGTTGGTGTTAATTATATAAAGAATGATCAACAGAGAATTAGGGCATGCTGTGAGGGAAAATGCCCATGGTACCTGTATGCTGCACCTTGTAGCATTACCAAATCTTGGACTATCAAGAAGTATCAGCCAGAACACAAGTGGGAGAGAGATTTTAGGATCAAGCAATTCACAGCAAGATACCTAGCTGGTAAATACTTGGAGAAGTTCAGGGCTGATGACAAGATGTCGTTGAAGAATTTTTCTAGGCTAGTTGAGCAGGATTTCAACATGTCAGCTAGTAGAAGCAAGTTACAGAGGGCCAGAAGGTGTGCGCTGAAGCAAATTCATGGAGATGAACTGGCACAATATAATTTGCTATGGGATTTTGCTGCTGAAATTAGAAGATCAAATCCAGGGAGCACTATGTTTGTCAATGCACATGCTAGTGTGTTTCAAAATTGCTACATGTCACTCGATGCTTGTAGGAGAGGCTTTATGGCAGGTTGCAGGCCTATTATAGGTATTGATGGGTGCCACATGAAAAATAAATTTGGTGGTGTGTTGCTTGCAGCTGTTGGAGTTGATCCAAATGATTGTATATACCCTCTAGCCATTGCCATTGTTGAAGTGGAAGATACAAACACTTGGAAATGGTTTTTGGGCACACTGAAGGATGATCTTCGCATTGAGAACACTAGGCCTTGGAAGTGTAGGGTCTGATCAATGTAGTCAATGCATTATGGCCTGATGCACAACACAGGTTCTGTGTAAGGCATTTACACCAGAACTTTGCGAGAGCTGGTTGGAGAGGATATATTTAAAAAAATAAATTGTGGCAAATTGCTAGAGCAACAAGGGAGTGTGACTGGCAGAGGCACATGGATGATATGAAAGCACTGGATGAAGGTGCATTTGAATACTTGAATGCTATTGATCCTAGACAATGGTGCAAGGCTTTCTTTGAGGATCTGCCCAAATGTGATTTGCTTCTGAACAACATATGTGATTCAACAAGTGAGTTACTCctctatttatttattttctcATGCATTGGTCAGTACCTTGAGAACCCTGCATTTATCTTTACTTATTTATCCATGTAGGTATATACTTGATGCTAGAGAACTGCCTGTAGTTACTGGTTTGAAAAAGATTAAAGATCAATTAATGCTTAGGTTTTTTAGCAAACGGAAGGAACTTGGTGAAATGTGTGGCTCCATTTGTCCTAAGATAAGAAAGAAATTGGACAATAATGTTAACTTTGCCAACAATTATGAAGCGCTGCCTGCAGCAGAAGATTTGTTTAAAGTTACTGGGTTATATGGTGAATATGAGGTGCACATTGGGAAGATGGAATGCTCTTGTAGGGCTTGGCAATTGTCTGGAATTCCATGTAGACATGCATGTGCAGCTTTTAGGCATGAAAGGATAAAACCTGAAACCTGTGTGCACAAATGCTATAGTTTGGATGCCTTCAAATCTGCTTATAGTGAGGTAATCATGCCATGTAGTGATCCTAGAGTTTGGAAGAAAATGAATGGTCCTGAAATAAAACCACCTAAATATGACAAGAAAGTGGGTAGGCCTAGTAAGAAGAGAAAGAAATGCCCactggaggaggaagatggcaCAAGGATTAGTAGGCACGGCATCATTGGACATTGCAGTGTGTGCAATCAAACTGGCCACAACAAGAGAAAATGTCCAGAAAGAGAGAGGAGCAACCAACCTACAGGGGAGCAAGCAGGTCAACCTGAGCCTGAGCAAGAAGGTCAACCTGAGCCTGAGCAAGAAGGTCAACATGAGCCCATACATGTAGTATATCCTGATGATGAAGAGCAACAGCAACCTCCTAAGAAAATGCCAGTAAAAAGGAAGTGCAGTGCCAAGGTAAAATACTACCAATTCTCTTTTTCCATTGCAAACTATAGTTGTATCTCAAATTTTATCACATTTCTGTAGAAACAAATAATGCCACACACTGGCACAAGTGCCACAACGAGTATTGTGGCATCTGCAATGAGCTATGACATCACAACCTCTACTGTTATGCAAGTTCTACAGGACCAAGTGAGTCAGTTATATGAAATTCAATTGATATTCAAGCCACAAACATTTCAATAACCAGTGCCGCACTTGATCTGTAGGCAGTAGCAACACAAATGTCACAGACTTCACCACCAGGTCCTCTACCCGAGAGTCAGTTCATACTGAGCTGCATAGCAGATCTCCCACCTCCAAGGGCAGGCACCAAGACACTAGGTTTATCAAGGCAGAGGAAGAAGCTTGCTTCTACGAAGAAGAAAAACTGATGCTCAGTAGTTAGGTTCAAGTATTTTGGATAGATTTGCCATATTTTGCATAGGTTTGACAGAAACCCGATGCTAAATTGTAGCCCTGGTTTCAACCAAACCTGATGGTCCCAATACTATGCCTTTATGCAAGTTGTAATGACAGTTTATCTGCATACTTATATGAACTAGTGCTCTGGTTTCAACCAAACAATACTTTTATTTAAACATTCATCCATCCATCACTTAGCAAATACAATATACACAAGTACACCAATGACAACAACAATGCCATCAACAAGTTGCTCATGGTGCTGCAGTGGGTGTGAGAGAGCAAAGAGAGAGACAGATAGCCAGACCTAAGGGCTGGGGAATAAGAAGGCAGGTTCTTATAGGGATTCAGTTGCAAAAAATTCACATGCCCAGCCGCGGGAAAACTCCCGCCAGACTGCCCGCAGCCTACGTGGCAGCAATCAACGGTCCTAAAACCAATTTAGGACCTCCAGTGACTCACTTACGAAACATTTAGGACTTGTCTGTGCAATTTTATAGAATTAGGACCAAACTGACGCAAAGGTGAAAGAATTGGGACCGCAGGTGCGTTTTTCTCTTATTTGGTACTATAATTTTTTTGCGGGGAATGGTGGGATAATTTTGTAGAGTATTAGGT encodes:
- the LOC127303646 gene encoding uncharacterized protein, giving the protein MVAHTISPVSHFQFTFSNIPNSSQFFGSFPTVATRWMVAQWHSTQHIPNRYGASNSNKRWYSFAKNPVASISPHNLTPNRFHFSLCLPAAIWRRWCWEVDDTGDLAADAAAGKEESKMEPASKGPKLRWPGDGPPRYGVFEDQFTVEINHGGFFSGFGSAKRYVDGAVALFDRCEADTWSPLWLTGFMEQLGYTNPVDYSLYWLLPGKDFGSGLRIVDSDVDTLQMIAVVPKFQYFQLFVDHKKLNTGTTASIDDVVICGSPELVIVSSPMSEKNKGKSAADSTNASKQQQHAGHETRRSRRKLSVEEEADDDSEDSEDSDLDSDWVDSENELEADDDNLFDEWVDETYEANKKSSSKCHEDSDYDTDADLEELEDSDIPEASSGDEVVVKDKHGRKKLKKKVKLKRWRPENMKELEFKIGMVFMSVYELRGAIQEYIVRQRVGVNYIKNDQQRIRACCEGKCPWYLYAAPCSITKSWTIKKYQPEHKWERDFRIKQFTARYLAGKYLEKFRADDKMSLKNFSRLVEQDFNMSASRSKLQRARRCALKQIHGDELAQYNLLWDFAAEIRRSNPGSTMFVNAHASVFQNCYMSLDACRRGFMAGCRPIIGIDGCHMKNKFGGVLLAAVGVDPNDCIYPLAIAIVEVEDTNTWKWFLGTLKDDLRIENTRPWKCRV